Proteins encoded in a region of the Puniceicoccus vermicola genome:
- a CDS encoding tyrosine-type recombinase/integrase, with protein MRTRLLAAARAERVTKAVTCHNLRHSFATHLAAAGVPLHQLQSYLGHAHIETTTVYTHLTPINHIEAIGYVDALVKPILRR; from the coding sequence TTGCGCACGCGCCTGTTGGCCGCGGCCCGGGCCGAGCGGGTGACCAAAGCGGTCACCTGTCATAACCTGCGACACAGCTTCGCGACTCATCTGGCCGCTGCCGGGGTGCCGCTGCACCAACTGCAATCCTACCTCGGCCACGCCCACATCGAGACGACCACCGTCTACACCCACCTCACTCCGATCAATCACATCGAGGCCATCGGCTACGTGGACGCCCTGGTCAAGCCGATCCTGCGCCGCTAA